Proteins found in one Amycolatopsis umgeniensis genomic segment:
- a CDS encoding phosphatase PAP2 family protein yields the protein MLEKGAPTGEVAVLSKAQGVLKSDVTVKAARGLSHFGEHSAGWFALGLVGAAVDKKRRKDWLVAAVGVVGAHAASIAVKRVVRRPRPDHPSVEVLVSTPSKLSFPSSHATSTTAAAVLYSGLTGRNLVPALVPPMLASRLVLGVHYPTDVLAGAALGGVVGGLIRRKLKRR from the coding sequence ATGCTTGAGAAGGGCGCACCCACGGGTGAAGTGGCCGTCCTGTCCAAGGCCCAGGGCGTCCTGAAGAGCGACGTCACGGTCAAGGCGGCGCGGGGTCTTTCGCACTTCGGCGAGCACAGCGCGGGATGGTTCGCGCTGGGCCTCGTCGGGGCGGCGGTGGACAAGAAACGGCGCAAGGACTGGCTGGTCGCGGCGGTCGGGGTGGTCGGCGCGCACGCCGCGTCCATCGCGGTGAAACGCGTGGTCAGGCGGCCGCGACCGGACCACCCGAGCGTCGAGGTCCTGGTCTCCACGCCGAGCAAGCTGAGCTTCCCGTCCTCGCACGCCACCTCCACTACGGCGGCGGCGGTGCTCTACTCCGGATTGACCGGGCGTAACCTGGTCCCGGCCCTGGTACCGCCGATGCTGGCCTCCCGGCTCGTGCTCGGCGTCCACTACCCGACCGACGTTCTGGCCGGAGCGGCCCTAGGGGGCGTAGTCGGCGGCCTGATACGTAGGAAGCTGAAGCGACGATGA
- a CDS encoding decaprenyl-phosphate phosphoribosyltransferase, whose amino-acid sequence MSETTEKADSKPDDVDPVAEAAEPKKIAGGLVGGIIKTARPRQWVKNVLVFAAPFFAFSKSTDRTGLLIAALIAFAAFSLVASSVYLINDAVDVEADKAHPTKRNRPIAAGIVPVPVAYVSAVVFFAVGLGISFFASWQLAVVLAVYEAVQLGYCFGLKHQPVVDLAIVGSGFLMRSIAGGVAAGIAMSQWFLLVTAFGSLFMVAGKRYAEIMLFERTGAKIRSSLKKYSASYLRFVWATSAAILIMSYCLWAFEIRQVEHDSVWAVVSMVPFVVAVLRYAVDVDGGNAGEPEEIALKDRVLQVLGASWVVTLFLSFYL is encoded by the coding sequence ATGAGTGAAACGACCGAGAAGGCCGATTCCAAGCCTGACGACGTAGATCCCGTGGCCGAGGCCGCCGAACCGAAGAAGATCGCCGGCGGTCTCGTCGGCGGCATCATCAAGACGGCACGCCCGCGCCAGTGGGTGAAGAACGTGCTGGTGTTCGCCGCACCGTTCTTCGCCTTTTCGAAGTCGACGGACCGGACAGGCCTGCTGATCGCCGCGCTGATCGCCTTCGCGGCGTTCTCGCTGGTGGCCTCCTCGGTCTACCTCATCAACGACGCCGTCGACGTCGAGGCGGACAAGGCGCACCCGACCAAGCGGAACCGGCCCATCGCGGCCGGGATCGTGCCGGTTCCGGTGGCCTACGTCTCGGCGGTGGTGTTCTTCGCCGTCGGCCTCGGCATCTCGTTCTTCGCCAGCTGGCAGCTCGCTGTCGTGCTGGCGGTGTACGAGGCTGTCCAGCTCGGCTACTGCTTCGGGCTCAAGCACCAGCCGGTGGTCGATCTGGCCATCGTCGGCTCGGGCTTCCTGATGCGGTCGATCGCCGGTGGTGTGGCCGCCGGTATCGCGATGTCGCAGTGGTTCCTGCTGGTCACCGCGTTCGGTTCGCTGTTCATGGTCGCGGGCAAGCGCTACGCCGAGATCATGCTGTTCGAGCGCACGGGGGCGAAGATCCGCTCTTCGCTCAAGAAGTACTCGGCGAGCTACCTGCGGTTCGTCTGGGCGACGTCCGCGGCGATCTTGATCATGTCCTACTGCCTGTGGGCGTTCGAGATCCGCCAGGTCGAGCACGATTCGGTCTGGGCGGTCGTCTCGATGGTGCCGTTCGTGGTCGCCGTCCTGCGCTACGCCGTCGACGTCGACGGCGGCAACGCGGGCGAGCCCGAGGAGATCGCGCTCAAGGACCGCGTGCTCCAGGTGCTCGGGGCGAGCTGGGTCGTCACGCTGTTCCTGTCGTTCTATCTCTGA